Within the Nodosilinea sp. E11 genome, the region GTAAGCAGCTCTTGGGCGAGGCCCATCCCGATGTCGCCGCCAACCTCAATAACCCGGCAGGGCTCTACAAATCCCAGGGGCGCTATGGGGAGGCCGAATCCTTCTACTAACAAGCCCTACTGAGCTCGCTGTTCCGGCTGCGTTCCACCAGTGGCTACACAGAAAACACAAATAAGTTACTTTATTAAACTGATAAGTTACTATAGTGTTCAGTTTGGTTCGGTTTCGCAGCTTGCTCGTACACTAAAGGTGAAAAATAATTGGTGATAAATCAATGAGCAAGCGCGTCGGGCTGACGATGCCAGACACGATTCATGAAAAACTGGAGCGATGGGCTAAGGCTGAAGGGCGACCCGTTGCTAATCTGTGTAACTTCCTGATAGAGAAAGCAGTTAGAGAGGCCGAAGAGGCTGGGTCTATTCCTGCGGCTGCAACAGTAGAAGATGGCAAATGACCTACAGCAGCGATCGCCTAGACCGTATCGAAGCCATCCTGGCCAAAAATGCTCGACAGCTAGTGGAAACCCGACAACTAGTAGAGAGCAACGCCGCTGGCTTGCAAGAAACCCGCGCTATTACCGACAGCAACGCCCGCGCCATTGAGGCATGGGGCAGGCGCATTGAGGACGGTATAGCTGAGGCCGAAGCGGTCAGCAGCTCCACGGCGGCCAATACCAACCGGCGCATGGAAGAGGCTATTACCGACACGGTGCAAATGATTGCCGACCTGGGCCGACAGCAGCAGGCAGCAATAGAGCGCTCTGACCAGCTCAATGCAGAGCATAGCCAGCACTTTGAGGTTTTCCTGCAAGATGCCAGGGCAGACCATCAGCGATTTGACCAGGCGATCGCCGCCAATTCTGAAGAGCACCGGGCATTCACCCAAAATATTCAGGTGCTGCTAGCTGAGATAGCTCGGCTGTGGCAGCGGGTGGCCGGATGACCACCGGAGACAAAGCCAAACGCGCCACAGTTGCGATCGGTCCGCTGTCGGTCGATGGTTTCCAGATGCCTGATGGCTCCTATCGAATGAGTCAGGCCCAGATTGCTGAGTGCATCGGCACGACCCCACAGAACGCATCAAATTTTTTGCGCTCAAAGGCATTCAAAGCCTTACGGGGCAGGGAAAGCACGGATCAAAGTTTTGAGTCAATCGAAGTTGAATCAGCCCAGCAGACCACCGGGGGCACGCGGATCAACGCCGTTCCCCTAGACGTGGTTTGGGCGTTCTGGCTCTATCAGTGCAGCCGGGGGGGCCAGCGCGCCTACCAACTACTGGCAGCGCTAGGGTTGGAGTCGTTAGAACGCCATTTTGATGCTGCCTTTGGTGTGGAACGTAGCGAGAGCGATCGCAATGCCCTGCTCGCTCAGCGGCTCCAGCAAACCGAGGCAGACCTGGCAGTCTTAGGAGAAGCTTATGCGCTCCCAGACGTGTTGATAGAAGATAACGAGCGCCTGAGGGCTGAAAACCAAGTGCTGCGCGACCAGGTGCAGGAACTGGGCGGTCAGCCTGGACAACCGCCAGGATTTCCACCTTCTTGAGAGATCTTGTAAACTAGCCCCATTCCAGGAGGTGATTTTTATGTAAGTCTGCCTGAGCGAACCCTTTAAAAAGCGAAACGACGCAACCCGGCCAAGGTAATCGCGTCGTCTTTGCTCCAACCAGAACACGCCATGGGGACGTGACGGGATTCGTTTGT harbors:
- a CDS encoding ribbon-helix-helix domain-containing protein translates to MSKRVGLTMPDTIHEKLERWAKAEGRPVANLCNFLIEKAVREAEEAGSIPAAATVEDGK